The following DNA comes from Spirochaetota bacterium.
GATATTTGTGATAGATTATCAATTCTTGTTGATTTCTTTTAGGAGTCGGCTATTGTTGCTCCTATCAAATAACAATATATAAACTGATCTATCGAAGGAGGTCTATTATGGCTGAAGAACTTGAGCAGGTGAGTGTTGATTTGACTAATGATAAAGTTCAATTCACTGGCATCTCACAATCCAATCCTGACAACCCAATTATCTTCGATTTTTTCCCTCCCATTGGTGATGGACAAGGTTTCAATGGTCTTGAACTATTGCTAATGAGTTTTGCAGGATGCAGTGGCACAACTATTGTGTGTTTGCTGAGGGATATGGGTAAGAATGTATCTGGCTTGAAAATAAATGCAAAGGGTATAAGGCGAAATCAGCTCCCAATCAAATTTGAAAAAATACTTCTCGAATTTATTTTAACCTCCGATGATACGCAGGACAAGGACATTCAAAAAGCAATTCAACTGGCTGAAGAATCTGTATGCCCTGTGTGGCAAGTGATGAAGAACAATGTTGATGTAACAACCGAATACAGGCTTACCGCTTCACAAGAGAGGTAAGCAGAGAACAGAATTATGACTTAATCAAAGAGAGCATTGACTGATAAAAGAAATTCTTAATTGGCTGTGGGTTATGGCAAATTCATCTATGGCATATTTCATGATCCATAAAACCGATTAAATATTGACATAACTTTTTTATAATTATTCAGTAAGTAAATCCTATCAATTAAATTAATAGGGAGGCTCATATTATGAAAGTATTAGCCCTTAATTCAAGTGCACGATCAGAGGGTGAGAGCAAGACTAAGTTAATGCTTAATCACCTAGTTAATGGAATGCTGGGGGCAGGAGCTGACGTTGATGTTGTAAACCTTGCGGGAAAAGAAATTAAAAAACTGTGTGGGATGCTATACATGTATGACTAAAAACCCTAGGAAATGTGTGCTCAAGGACGACATGACAGGGGATCTCTTCCCAAAATGGCTGGAATCCGACCTGGTTATATATGCCACACCTCTATTTCATCACACTGTCAATGCAATCATGAAGACCTTTATAGAGAGAACTTTTCCCATTTACGAACCCTTCATCCTAGAAAGGAAAGGACGCTGGGTTCACCCCCTTCGAAGGAAGCACCCTGCGGCTGTGGTTCTTTCTGTATGCGGTTTCCCTGAAAGGTCCGCCTTTGGTAGCTTGATGCATTATGCGAAATTTCTTTTTGAAGATCAGGAAGAAGGGAGACTATGGGCTGAAATCTACCGGCCTGGTGCCGAATTTATGTACGCAAACATAGATAAACAAAAAGATATACTCGACGCCACCACTCAAGCTGGAAAGGAACCCGTGGAGACTTACAGGATTTCCCCGGAAACACTGGCACGTATAGAACAGCCACTATCTGATAATACTTCTGATTTTGTAAAAATTGCAAATTGCATGTGGGGGAGCTGCATTGCCGAAGGGATAACCAAGAAAAAATTTGCAAAAAAAGGCATGATGCCCAGGCCCGATTCAGTCGAAACTTTTTTGCTCCTAATGCCAATGGGATTTAATCCTGAAGCTGCGGGTGATACAAAAGCGACATTGCAGTTTGAATTTACAGGCAGGGTGGAAGACGTATGTCATCTCATAATCTCAGATGGAACGATCAAAGCAAAGGAAGGGAAATCAGACAAACCAGACCTAATAATAAAAAGCCCTTTTGATATGTGGATGGATATCGTAACCGACAGCAGACGGCACAGAGATGTTTATAGCAGGGAAATATGAAGTGGAGGGGAACACAGAATTCCTAGAGATGGGAAAATTTTTTAAAAAATAGGAAGCGAATTAGCCTGTTTGTGTATTCAGATACTTTCATAGATATATCCCTTTGGGCATAGAAGCGGTCATTTAAGGCAGATAGATATTCCATGGAAATTACCCTACCTAATGACATTGCCATCGGCGTGAGGTTTGACATCTAATGTACGAAAAGCTATTCACAAGAATTATAGGTTCGTCTCTACTACTGCAACTGAATATCCAGTTCTTTGCTTATCGATAGAGATAATTTTAGAAACGAATCTCTCGTAGCACTGATCCAATCTGATAAAACCATTTTATTTTGAGTTACAGGTTCATGAATCTCAATCGTATCATCTGACGGTATCATCCCAAGAAGCCTGGATAATTCTGCAATCTCTGTTATGATTTTTGTTTTCTCACCTTTAAATTTTTCCTGTGGGTGGTTCATTCCACTTTTACCTCCTTTTATTATTTATAACCGGCAGTTTTTTCTTCAATTCATCAGCACAAAGAGAGTGATTAACTGCCATTATAGAGCACAGCGAATTACAGTCAGGTGAGGCAATGTAAGCCGGACTCATCCCTGCATTGCTGTGTTTGAAGTAATTCCTGTAGCTTAACAAAAAAATCATTTCGCACCTTTTACATATGAAATGCTTCTCTATAATCAACTATATTTGTCTTTACGCTTAAACCTTTTTGATTGAACCTGTAGCGCATAGGAATTGATCTGTTTTTTCCGAAATCACTTTTTTTGCCGCGACCCTCTTGAACGTCTCGTTATACTCAGCTTTAATTATAGGTTCTTCAAAACCTGCTCGATCGCCTGCTTGTGTTTTGCTACGTAATCGCAACTCGGTTCTTCGTCACACTTTCTACATTTTAGATCATACGCGGAATTAATGCTCCGGCACTGGGGACAGGTGTAGTTTTCTTTAATTTCCTTTAGCCAGTGTTGATAACCGATATTCTTAATCCGCTCCAGGTCGTCCCAAAGCTCTATCCGATGAGGTCTCTCAGATTGAAACTGTTTCAAATCATTGCATGGATACTCCACACATTTAAAACAAAAATCGATTCCTCGTTCAGCAGCGCAGGCGGACATTTTGCATGTCTCGCAATAAGGTCCTCTCTTGGACGACCGGCATCCATAACACTTCATAACTTCCTCTGAAAGCT
Coding sequences within:
- a CDS encoding NAD(P)H-dependent oxidoreductase, giving the protein MTKNPRKCVLKDDMTGDLFPKWLESDLVIYATPLFHHTVNAIMKTFIERTFPIYEPFILERKGRWVHPLRRKHPAAVVLSVCGFPERSAFGSLMHYAKFLFEDQEEGRLWAEIYRPGAEFMYANIDKQKDILDATTQAGKEPVETYRISPETLARIEQPLSDNTSDFVKIANCMWGSCIAEGITKKKFAKKGMMPRPDSVETFLLLMPMGFNPEAAGDTKATLQFEFTGRVEDVCHLIISDGTIKAKEGKSDKPDLIIKSPFDMWMDIVTDSRRHRDVYSREI
- a CDS encoding NAD(P)H-dependent oxidoreductase, encoding MKVLALNSSARSEGESKTKLMLNHLVNGMLGAGADVDVVNLAGKEIKKLCGMLYMYD
- a CDS encoding OsmC family protein codes for the protein MAEELEQVSVDLTNDKVQFTGISQSNPDNPIIFDFFPPIGDGQGFNGLELLLMSFAGCSGTTIVCLLRDMGKNVSGLKINAKGIRRNQLPIKFEKILLEFILTSDDTQDKDIQKAIQLAEESVCPVWQVMKNNVDVTTEYRLTASQER
- a CDS encoding DUF3795 domain-containing protein, with the translated sequence MQKKENHSGELDKSLAAVCGLYCEACTLFIATMEDPIRLKELAARFQLSEEVMKCYGCRSSKRGPYCETCKMSACAAERGIDFCFKCVEYPCNDLKQFQSERPHRIELWDDLERIKNIGYQHWLKEIKENYTCPQCRSINSAYDLKCRKCDEEPSCDYVAKHKQAIEQVLKNL